Proteins from a single region of Sphingomonas morindae:
- a CDS encoding circularly permuted type 2 ATP-grasp protein — METRAAFDEVWGHSSGTAARAEFETLARWIAETPAAELHRRQHAAEAAFRQLGITFAVYGEDEAAERIIPFDIVPRIFSASEWRKLERGLEQRVTAINAFLADMYGPRHILRDGVIPADLLLANPQLRPQVAGVRPPHGVYAHICGIDMVRVGADEFYVLEDNARTPSGVSYMLENREAMIRLCPELFELFAVEPVDHYTDLLLSTLQSVTPRAGTEPVCVLLTPGHFNSAFYEHSFLADAMGIELVEAADLEVDDDIVWMRTIQGRVRVDVIYRRIDDEFIDPLLFRPDSMLGVPGLMAAYLAGNVTLANAPGTGIADDKAIYSYMPEIVKYYTGSDAMLPNVQTFRCREPEALRYTLDRLETLVVKLVDGSGGYGMLVGPTASAAEIERFRAALVAEPHRYIAQPTLALSTVPTLTEAGIAPRHVDFRPFCLTGAQGVKIVPGGLTRVALREGSLVVNSSQGGGTKDSLILSDSPRRRQAPVGALRYAG, encoded by the coding sequence ATGGAGACGCGGGCGGCGTTCGACGAGGTTTGGGGGCATAGCAGCGGCACGGCCGCGCGCGCGGAGTTCGAAACCCTCGCGCGGTGGATCGCCGAGACGCCCGCCGCCGAATTGCACCGGCGCCAGCACGCCGCCGAGGCGGCCTTCCGCCAGCTGGGCATCACCTTCGCGGTCTATGGGGAAGATGAGGCCGCCGAGCGCATCATCCCGTTCGATATCGTGCCGCGCATCTTCTCGGCGTCGGAATGGCGCAAGCTGGAGCGCGGGCTGGAACAGCGCGTCACCGCGATCAATGCGTTCCTGGCGGATATGTACGGGCCGCGCCACATTCTGCGCGATGGCGTGATCCCCGCCGATCTGCTGCTCGCCAATCCGCAACTGCGCCCGCAGGTGGCGGGCGTGCGGCCGCCGCACGGCGTCTACGCGCATATCTGCGGGATCGACATGGTGCGCGTCGGCGCGGACGAATTCTACGTGCTGGAGGATAACGCCCGCACGCCCTCCGGCGTCTCCTACATGCTCGAGAACCGCGAGGCGATGATCCGGCTCTGCCCGGAATTGTTCGAGCTGTTCGCGGTCGAGCCGGTGGATCATTATACCGATCTGCTGCTCTCCACGCTGCAATCGGTCACGCCGCGCGCGGGGACCGAGCCGGTGTGCGTGCTGCTGACGCCGGGCCACTTCAACTCGGCCTTCTACGAGCACAGCTTCCTCGCCGATGCGATGGGGATCGAGCTGGTCGAGGCGGCCGATCTCGAGGTGGACGACGATATCGTCTGGATGCGCACCATCCAGGGCCGGGTGCGCGTGGACGTGATCTACCGCCGGATCGACGACGAGTTCATCGATCCGCTGCTGTTCCGGCCCGATTCCATGCTCGGCGTGCCGGGGCTGATGGCGGCCTATCTGGCGGGCAATGTCACGCTCGCCAACGCGCCCGGCACGGGCATTGCCGATGACAAGGCGATCTACAGCTACATGCCGGAGATCGTGAAATATTACACCGGCAGCGACGCCATGCTGCCCAATGTGCAGACCTTCCGCTGCCGCGAGCCCGAGGCGCTGCGCTACACGCTCGACCGGCTCGAGACGCTGGTCGTCAAGCTGGTCGATGGCTCGGGCGGCTATGGCATGCTGGTGGGGCCGACCGCGTCTGCCGCCGAGATCGAGCGCTTCCGCGCCGCGCTGGTCGCCGAGCCGCATCGCTATATCGCCCAGCCGACGCTGGCGCTCTCCACCGTTCCGACGCTGACCGAGGCCGGCATCGCGCCGCGGCATGTCGATTTCCGGCCCTTCTGCCTCACCGGCGCGCAGGGCGTGAAGATCGTGCCGGGCGGGCTGACGCGGGTCGCGCTGCGCGAAGGCTCGCTGGTGGTGAATTCCAGCCAGGGCGGCGGCACCAAGGACAGCCTGATCCTCTCCGACAGCCCGCGCCGCCGCCAGGCGCCGGTCGGCGCGCTGCGGTACGCCGGCTGA
- a CDS encoding DUF167 domain-containing protein, with protein sequence MPMIVAPDAVTLAVRAAPRAGRTGFAGLVTGADGRRMAALRVAAPPTDGAANAAIRAYLAAVLDVPRGRVALVSGETARIKRVRVSGDGPALAARLAALIG encoded by the coding sequence ATGCCGATGATCGTCGCGCCCGATGCGGTGACGCTGGCGGTGCGCGCCGCGCCGCGCGCCGGCCGCACCGGCTTCGCCGGGCTCGTCACCGGCGCGGACGGACGGCGGATGGCGGCGCTCCGCGTCGCGGCGCCGCCGACCGATGGCGCGGCCAACGCGGCGATCCGCGCCTATCTCGCCGCGGTGCTGGACGTGCCGCGCGGCCGCGTCGCGCTGGTCTCGGGCGAGACGGCGCGGATCAAGCGGGTGCGCGTCAGCGGCGACGGGCCGGCGCTCGCCGCCCGGCTCGCCGCGCTGATCGGGTGA
- a CDS encoding right-handed parallel beta-helix repeat-containing protein, which yields MTRLLACAALIAASAAGAAQAQSAPFFVQESNRGFAHLADAVASANGGDATILVAPGRYAECAVVSQGRVALRARTSGTAIFDGAICEGKAALVLRGADALVDGIVFQNLRVPDGNGAGIRLEHGGLTVTNATFRDSEEGILTADDPAATIRVDRTSFARLGRCDRGLSCAHSLYVGHYGRLIVTHSRFEKGQGGHYLKSRARIAEITDNSFDDSRGHTTNYLIDLPSGATGTIARNIMLQGPDKENHSAIIAVAAEEQANPSAGLAIVNNIATLAPGVSYRTVFVADYSHQPLRIANNHLGPGITAFETR from the coding sequence ATGACGCGCCTGCTTGCCTGTGCCGCCCTGATCGCCGCGAGCGCCGCCGGCGCCGCCCAGGCGCAATCCGCGCCCTTCTTCGTGCAGGAGAGCAATCGCGGCTTCGCGCATCTCGCCGATGCCGTCGCCTCGGCCAATGGCGGCGACGCCACCATTTTGGTGGCGCCCGGCCGCTATGCCGAATGCGCGGTGGTGAGCCAGGGCCGGGTGGCGCTGCGCGCGCGCACCAGCGGCACCGCGATCTTCGACGGGGCGATCTGCGAGGGCAAGGCCGCGCTGGTGCTGCGCGGCGCCGATGCTCTGGTGGACGGCATCGTCTTCCAGAATCTGCGCGTGCCCGACGGCAATGGCGCGGGGATCCGGCTCGAGCATGGCGGCCTCACCGTCACCAACGCCACCTTCCGCGACAGCGAGGAGGGCATTCTCACCGCCGATGATCCCGCCGCCACCATCCGCGTCGATCGCACCAGCTTCGCGCGGCTGGGCCGGTGCGATCGCGGCCTGTCCTGCGCGCATTCGCTCTATGTCGGCCATTATGGCCGGCTCATCGTCACCCACAGCCGCTTCGAGAAGGGGCAGGGCGGCCATTATCTGAAGAGCCGCGCGCGCATCGCCGAGATCACCGACAACAGCTTCGACGATTCCCGCGGCCACACCACCAACTATCTGATCGATCTGCCCTCCGGCGCGACCGGCACGATCGCGCGCAACATCATGCTGCAGGGCCCGGACAAGGAAAATCACTCGGCGATCATCGCGGTCGCCGCCGAGGAACAGGCCAATCCCTCGGCCGGCCTCGCGATCGTCAACAATATCGCCACGCTCGCGCCCGGTGTAAGCTACCGCACCGTGTTCGTCGCCGATTACAGCCACCAGCCGCTCCGGATCGCCAATAATCATCTCGGCCCCGGCATCACCGCCTTCGAGACGCGCTGA
- a CDS encoding arginyltransferase, whose amino-acid sequence MSAPFRFPRFFVTTPGPCPYLPGRVERKVFTELSGAHAGELNDALGRIGFRRSQSVAYRPSCQGCSACVSVRVQADAYVPTTSQKRLLKKHADLHVALCKPWTTEEQFRLLRRYLAARHPGGGMADMDEFDFADMVEQTPVKTFMIEYRERDAHGAPGALIGACLTDQQADGLSMIYSFFDPAHPTRSGLGTFIIADHIRRAADAGLPYVYLGYWVEGSERMAYKTRFRPIERLTAAGWQAFDPPPVPDSGSGGRTPLPAKERTIA is encoded by the coding sequence GTGAGCGCCCCCTTTCGCTTTCCCCGTTTCTTCGTGACGACGCCCGGGCCGTGCCCGTATCTGCCGGGCCGGGTGGAGCGCAAGGTCTTCACGGAACTGAGCGGCGCCCATGCGGGCGAGCTGAACGACGCGCTGGGCCGCATCGGCTTCCGGCGCTCGCAGTCGGTCGCCTATCGCCCCAGCTGCCAGGGCTGTTCGGCCTGCGTGTCGGTGCGCGTCCAGGCCGACGCCTATGTGCCGACGACGAGCCAGAAGCGGCTGCTCAAGAAACATGCCGATCTGCATGTCGCGCTGTGCAAGCCCTGGACGACCGAGGAGCAGTTCCGGCTGCTCCGCCGCTATCTGGCGGCGCGCCATCCCGGCGGCGGCATGGCCGATATGGACGAGTTCGACTTCGCCGACATGGTCGAGCAGACGCCGGTCAAGACCTTCATGATCGAGTATCGCGAGCGCGATGCCCATGGCGCCCCCGGCGCGCTGATCGGCGCCTGCCTCACCGACCAGCAGGCCGATGGCCTGTCGATGATCTACAGCTTCTTCGATCCCGCCCACCCGACCCGCTCGGGCCTCGGCACCTTCATCATCGCCGATCATATCCGCCGCGCCGCCGATGCCGGCCTGCCCTATGTCTATCTCGGCTACTGGGTCGAGGGATCGGAGCGCATGGCCTACAAGACGCGCTTCCGCCCGATCGAGCGGCTTACCGCGGCCGGCTGGCAGGCCTTCGATCCGCCGCCGGTGCCCGATTCCGGATCGGGTGGACGCACGCCGCTGCCCGCCAAGGAGCGGACCATCGCCTGA
- a CDS encoding NAD(P)-dependent oxidoreductase has translation MAKLAFIGLGALGAPIARHLAAAGHDLRLYTRTRAKAEAWIAAYGGAIADSPADAAHDRDAVFTCVGTDDDLAEVTLGRAGVFRTLRAGALFVDHTTVSARIARQLAVEGRDLGLLVLDAPVTGGESGARAGALSVMCGGTARAFAAAQPLIAHYARRIVHIGAAGAGQTAKMANQIAIAGIVQSLAEAVRFAEAAGLDLARVYEAIEDGAGSSWQMRHYWRTMAEGAFDHGLAVDWMRKDLGLAIDEARGNGAALPVAALVDQFFAEVQRMGGGRQDTSALVRRLPGGKAGQ, from the coding sequence ATGGCGAAGCTGGCATTCATCGGATTGGGCGCGCTCGGCGCCCCGATCGCACGACATCTCGCCGCCGCCGGCCATGATCTCCGCCTCTATACGCGCACCCGCGCCAAGGCCGAGGCCTGGATCGCCGCTTATGGCGGCGCGATCGCCGACAGCCCGGCCGACGCCGCCCATGATCGCGATGCCGTCTTTACCTGCGTCGGCACGGACGATGATCTCGCCGAGGTCACGCTCGGCCGCGCCGGCGTGTTCCGCACGCTGCGCGCCGGCGCGCTGTTCGTCGATCATACCACCGTGTCCGCGCGCATCGCCCGCCAGCTGGCGGTGGAGGGGCGCGATCTCGGCCTGCTCGTGCTGGACGCGCCGGTGACCGGCGGCGAGAGCGGCGCGCGCGCCGGCGCCCTGTCGGTGATGTGCGGCGGCACCGCGCGCGCCTTCGCCGCCGCGCAGCCGCTGATCGCGCATTATGCGCGCCGGATCGTCCATATCGGCGCCGCCGGCGCCGGGCAGACGGCCAAGATGGCCAACCAGATCGCGATCGCGGGCATCGTCCAGAGCCTGGCCGAGGCGGTGCGCTTCGCCGAGGCGGCGGGGCTGGATCTGGCGCGCGTCTATGAGGCGATCGAGGACGGCGCCGGATCGAGCTGGCAGATGCGTCACTATTGGCGGACCATGGCCGAGGGCGCGTTCGATCACGGGCTCGCGGTCGACTGGATGCGCAAGGATCTCGGCCTCGCGATCGACGAGGCGCGGGGCAATGGTGCGGCGCTGCCGGTGGCGGCGCTGGTGGATCAATTTTTCGCGGAGGTGCAGCGCATGGGTGGCGGACGGCAGGATACATCGGCGCTGGTGCGCAGGCTGCCCGGCGGCAAGGCGGGCCAGTGA
- a CDS encoding amidohydrolase → MRRAPLALAALALALLPAAPAAAKKRPIYGPAPANEGGLIDNVAGYTIGPDGQVKHFNGLLIGTDGKVKALLQPGDARPQWLDFRLDGKGHALLPGLFDAHGHVMEYGQSLLTLDLTATTSLAGALTALAAYAGDHPKPAWVQGFGWNQERWGLGRFPTAADIDPAVRDRPVVLERVDGHALLANSAALTAAGISAQTKDPAGGHIERDARGRPTGVFVDAAQDLIRRVVPAMTPLERDEALARAQEALLGFGVTATADMGTSVDDWNVMRRAGDRGALRVRIIAYGHGMDATLSIAGTGPTQWLYRDHLRMVGVKLYADGALGSRGAWLKQPYADKPDTRGLSLLDDTKLKNLMSRAAMDNFQVAVHAIGDAANAEVLDAIAELSETYKGDRRWRIEHAQIVDPADLPRFAGHGTIASMQPTHETSDWKMAEARLGPDRIKGSYAWATMLANHVPLAFGSDYPVESPNPFPGLAAAISRVDAQGQPPGGWQPREAITLDQALAAFTTGAAYAAFAEDKLGTLAPGRPADFILLDGDPLARPDPAQLRATHVLESWVGGVRVWQRK, encoded by the coding sequence GTGAGGCGCGCGCCCCTCGCGCTTGCCGCGCTTGCCCTCGCCCTGCTGCCCGCCGCGCCCGCCGCGGCCAAGAAGCGCCCCATCTACGGCCCCGCGCCGGCCAACGAGGGCGGCCTGATCGACAATGTCGCCGGCTACACCATCGGCCCGGATGGGCAGGTGAAGCATTTCAACGGCCTGCTCATCGGTACGGATGGCAAGGTCAAGGCGCTGCTGCAGCCCGGCGATGCCCGGCCGCAATGGCTGGATTTCCGGCTGGACGGCAAGGGCCACGCGCTGCTGCCGGGGCTGTTCGATGCCCATGGCCATGTCATGGAATATGGCCAGTCGCTGCTGACGCTGGATCTCACCGCCACCACCAGCCTCGCCGGCGCGCTCACCGCGCTTGCCGCCTATGCCGGCGATCACCCTAAGCCGGCCTGGGTGCAGGGCTTTGGCTGGAACCAGGAACGCTGGGGGCTGGGCCGCTTCCCGACCGCCGCCGACATCGATCCCGCGGTGCGCGATCGGCCGGTGGTGCTGGAGCGCGTCGATGGCCATGCGCTGCTCGCCAACAGCGCCGCGCTCACCGCCGCCGGCATCAGCGCCCAGACCAAGGATCCCGCCGGCGGCCATATCGAGCGCGACGCGCGCGGCCGGCCGACCGGCGTCTTCGTCGATGCCGCGCAGGATCTGATCCGCCGCGTGGTTCCCGCCATGACCCCGCTGGAGCGCGACGAGGCGCTCGCCCGCGCGCAGGAGGCGCTACTCGGCTTCGGCGTGACCGCCACGGCGGACATGGGCACCAGCGTCGACGATTGGAACGTGATGCGGCGCGCCGGCGATCGCGGCGCGCTGCGCGTCCGCATCATCGCCTATGGCCATGGCATGGACGCCACCCTCTCCATCGCCGGCACCGGGCCCACCCAATGGCTCTACCGCGATCATCTGCGGATGGTGGGCGTCAAGCTCTATGCCGATGGCGCGCTCGGCTCGCGCGGGGCCTGGCTGAAGCAGCCCTATGCCGACAAGCCCGACACGCGCGGCCTCTCGCTGCTCGACGATACCAAGCTCAAGAATCTCATGAGCCGGGCGGCGATGGACAATTTCCAGGTGGCGGTGCACGCGATCGGGGATGCCGCCAATGCCGAGGTGCTGGACGCCATCGCCGAGCTTTCGGAAACCTACAAGGGCGATCGGCGCTGGCGGATCGAGCATGCGCAGATCGTCGATCCCGCCGATCTGCCGCGCTTCGCCGGCCACGGCACCATCGCCTCGATGCAGCCGACGCACGAGACGAGCGACTGGAAGATGGCCGAGGCGCGCCTCGGGCCCGACCGGATCAAGGGCAGCTATGCCTGGGCGACCATGCTCGCCAACCATGTACCGCTCGCCTTCGGCTCGGATTATCCGGTGGAAAGCCCCAATCCCTTCCCCGGCCTCGCCGCCGCGATCAGCCGGGTCGACGCGCAGGGCCAGCCGCCGGGCGGGTGGCAGCCGCGCGAGGCGATCACGCTGGATCAGGCGCTCGCCGCCTTCACCACCGGCGCGGCCTATGCCGCCTTCGCCGAGGACAAGCTCGGCACGCTGGCGCCGGGCCGCCCGGCGGACTTCATCCTGCTCGATGGCGATCCGCTCGCCCGGCCCGATCCCGCCCAGCTCCGCGCCACCCACGTGCTGGAAAGCTGGGTTGGCGGTGTCCGGGTGTGGCAGCGCAAATAG
- a CDS encoding protein-disulfide reductase DsbD family protein, with translation MTLLRLLLALLAALATAPLVAQAPGGGPHILTGLVPETDSPAAGTMVTLAVTMVPQPGWHGYWRQPGDAGLAPRFTWTVPPGVRADAPLYPVPGTLRVAGLMNHVYEKPFALLVPLHLPAGLARGTRLPIRLALDYLVCTTSLCVPESATLATQLRIGDGAIDPAVRARFDGWRRALPRPLGAEARVQRVGATVRLALPLPAAVALPAPHLFVASEGVVAPGAAQRFSRAGDRLTIETGAAPGTGAPWPATIEAVLAPGDGSGLAFTARPGVVAAPPPPAPAPAGPSFGLILAALGGAVLGGLLLNIMPCVFPILSLKALKLARAGGSERQVRREALAYAAGVILVCTGLGAVLLALRATGGAVGWAFQLQDPGVIAGLALLTAAIGLNLAGLFEFGAVSAGEGLAASGGAAGAFWTGALAAFVATPCTGPFMAAALGAALVLPAAAALAIFAGLGLGLALPFLALGFVPALRRALPRPGAWMERFRHVLAVPMLLTALGLCWVLGREAGADAIIVALGAVLLLALGLWITGQRQRRLARAAWLPAGIGVALAAALLTAAPRAPAGAPAVGAAPADGATRFDADRLAALTAENRPVFLYFTADWCLSCKVNEAAAIDRAETRAAFRRAGVVTMVGDWTRGDPAIGRFLEAHGRSGVPLYLWYAPGKPPRVLPQLLSPALLTGLVGGG, from the coding sequence ATGACGCTGCTGCGCCTCCTGCTCGCGCTGCTCGCCGCGCTGGCGACCGCGCCGCTCGTCGCGCAGGCGCCGGGCGGCGGCCCGCATATCCTCACCGGGCTGGTGCCGGAAACCGACAGCCCCGCCGCCGGCACCATGGTGACGCTGGCGGTGACGATGGTGCCGCAGCCGGGCTGGCACGGCTATTGGCGGCAGCCGGGCGATGCCGGGCTCGCCCCGCGCTTCACCTGGACCGTGCCGCCCGGCGTGCGCGCGGATGCGCCGCTCTATCCCGTGCCGGGCACGCTGCGCGTCGCCGGGCTGATGAACCATGTCTACGAAAAGCCGTTCGCGCTGCTCGTGCCGCTGCACCTGCCGGCGGGGCTGGCGCGCGGCACCCGCCTGCCGATCCGGCTGGCGCTCGATTATCTGGTGTGCACCACCAGCCTCTGCGTGCCCGAAAGCGCGACGCTCGCCACGCAGCTGCGGATCGGGGACGGCGCGATCGATCCCGCCGTGCGCGCGCGCTTCGATGGCTGGCGCCGCGCCTTGCCCCGGCCGCTGGGCGCGGAGGCGCGGGTGCAGCGCGTGGGCGCCACGGTGCGCCTGGCGCTGCCGCTGCCGGCCGCCGTGGCGCTGCCGGCGCCGCATCTGTTCGTCGCGAGCGAGGGCGTGGTCGCGCCGGGCGCGGCGCAGCGTTTCAGCCGCGCCGGCGACCGGCTGACGATCGAAACCGGCGCGGCGCCCGGCACGGGCGCGCCATGGCCGGCGACGATCGAGGCGGTGCTCGCGCCCGGCGACGGCAGCGGCCTCGCCTTCACCGCGCGCCCGGGCGTGGTGGCCGCCCCGCCGCCGCCGGCGCCCGCACCGGCCGGACCCTCTTTCGGGCTGATCCTCGCCGCTCTCGGCGGCGCCGTACTGGGCGGGCTGCTGCTCAACATCATGCCCTGCGTCTTTCCGATACTCAGCCTCAAGGCGCTCAAGCTGGCGCGCGCCGGCGGATCGGAGCGGCAGGTGCGGCGCGAGGCGCTGGCCTATGCGGCGGGGGTGATCCTGGTCTGCACCGGGCTCGGCGCGGTGCTGCTGGCGCTGCGGGCCACTGGCGGCGCGGTCGGCTGGGCCTTTCAGCTCCAGGATCCGGGGGTGATCGCCGGCCTTGCCCTGCTCACCGCCGCGATCGGGCTCAATCTCGCCGGCCTTTTCGAGTTCGGCGCGGTGAGCGCGGGCGAGGGGCTGGCGGCGTCGGGCGGGGCGGCCGGCGCCTTCTGGACGGGCGCGCTCGCCGCCTTCGTCGCCACGCCCTGCACGGGCCCGTTCATGGCGGCCGCGCTGGGCGCCGCGCTGGTGCTGCCGGCGGCGGCCGCGCTCGCCATTTTCGCCGGCCTCGGGCTGGGCCTTGCTCTGCCCTTTCTCGCGCTCGGCTTCGTGCCGGCGCTGCGGCGCGCGCTGCCGCGCCCGGGGGCCTGGATGGAGCGGTTCCGCCACGTCCTGGCGGTGCCGATGCTGCTGACCGCGCTAGGCCTGTGCTGGGTGCTGGGACGCGAGGCGGGGGCGGACGCGATCATCGTCGCGCTCGGCGCGGTGCTGCTGCTGGCGCTCGGGCTGTGGATCACCGGCCAGCGCCAGCGCCGGCTCGCGCGCGCGGCCTGGCTGCCGGCGGGCATCGGCGTGGCGCTGGCGGCGGCGCTGCTGACGGCGGCGCCGCGCGCGCCGGCGGGCGCCCCCGCCGTCGGCGCGGCGCCCGCCGACGGCGCCACGCGCTTCGATGCCGATCGGCTGGCCGCGCTGACCGCCGAAAACCGCCCCGTCTTCCTCTATTTCACGGCGGACTGGTGCCTGTCGTGCAAGGTGAACGAAGCCGCCGCGATCGATCGCGCCGAGACCAGGGCGGCCTTCCGCCGGGCCGGCGTGGTGACGATGGTGGGTGACTGGACGCGCGGCGACCCGGCGATCGGCCGCTTTCTCGAGGCGCATGGCCGCTCGGGCGTGCCGCTCTATCTCTGGTATGCGCCCGGCAAGCCGCCGCGCGTCCTGCCGCAGCTGCTCAGCCCGGCGCTGCTGACGGGGCTGGTCGGCGGCGGCTGA
- a CDS encoding threonine ammonia-lyase, which produces MARLSASAGDAASDPAPAAAMPDPVTLADVRAAHARIAGAVVRTPTLYSRTLSQLTGADIWLKFENHQFTAAYKERGALNKLSLLSAAERARGVIAASAGNHAQGLAYNGARLGVPVTIVMPRPTPIVKIQLTESHGAEVILHGERFDDAQDHAYALAEARGLTFVHPFDDPAIIAGQGTVALEMLEDAPAIDTLCIPIGGGGLIAGCATAARALNPAIDIVGVQAELYPSMYARLHGVSLPCEGDTLAEGIAVREPGRITARVVERLVRDILLVAERDLERAVALLLQIEKTVVEGAGAAGLAALLAHPERFAGRTVGLVLCGGNIDTRLLANVLLRDLARSGRLARLRIRLQDRPGALYNVARVFEQQQVNIVEVSHQRIFTTLPAKGLITEIECETRDAAHLDRLVEALLTQGYEVTRAELA; this is translated from the coding sequence ATGGCTAGGCTTTCCGCATCCGCCGGCGACGCGGCGTCCGATCCCGCGCCGGCGGCCGCGATGCCCGATCCGGTGACGCTGGCGGATGTGCGCGCCGCCCATGCGCGGATCGCGGGCGCGGTGGTGCGCACGCCCACCCTCTATTCGCGCACCCTCTCGCAGCTGACCGGCGCCGACATCTGGCTCAAGTTCGAGAACCACCAGTTCACCGCCGCCTATAAGGAGCGCGGCGCGCTCAACAAGCTCAGCCTGCTCAGCGCGGCGGAGCGGGCGCGCGGCGTGATCGCCGCCTCGGCCGGCAATCATGCGCAGGGCCTCGCCTATAATGGCGCGCGGCTGGGCGTGCCGGTCACCATCGTCATGCCGCGGCCGACGCCGATCGTGAAGATCCAGCTCACCGAGAGCCATGGCGCCGAGGTGATCCTGCACGGCGAGCGCTTCGACGATGCCCAGGACCATGCCTATGCGCTGGCCGAGGCACGTGGCCTCACCTTCGTCCATCCGTTCGACGATCCCGCGATCATCGCCGGTCAGGGCACGGTGGCGCTGGAGATGCTGGAGGATGCGCCCGCGATCGACACGCTGTGCATCCCGATCGGCGGCGGCGGGCTGATCGCCGGCTGCGCCACCGCGGCGCGCGCGCTCAACCCCGCGATCGATATCGTCGGCGTGCAGGCGGAGCTCTACCCCTCCATGTATGCGCGGCTTCACGGCGTGAGCCTGCCCTGCGAGGGCGATACGCTCGCGGAGGGCATCGCCGTGCGCGAGCCGGGCCGCATCACCGCGCGGGTCGTGGAGCGGCTGGTGCGCGACATTCTGCTCGTCGCCGAACGCGATCTGGAGCGCGCGGTGGCGCTGCTGCTGCAGATCGAAAAGACGGTGGTCGAAGGCGCGGGGGCGGCGGGGCTGGCCGCGCTGCTGGCGCATCCCGAGCGTTTCGCCGGGCGCACCGTGGGGCTGGTGCTGTGCGGCGGCAATATCGATACGAGGCTGCTCGCCAATGTGCTGCTGCGCGATCTCGCGCGGTCGGGGCGGCTCGCGCGGCTGCGCATCCGGCTGCAGGATCGCCCCGGCGCGCTCTATAATGTAGCCAGGGTGTTCGAGCAGCAGCAGGTCAACATCGTGGAGGTTTCGCATCAGCGGATCTTCACGACCCTGCCGGCCAAAGGGTTGATTACCGAGATCGAATGCGAGACACGCGACGCCGCGCACCTGGATCGGCTGGTGGAGGCGCTGCTCACCCAGGGCTACGAGGTGACGCGCGCGGAACTCGCCTGA